A genomic window from Phyllopteryx taeniolatus isolate TA_2022b chromosome 2, UOR_Ptae_1.2, whole genome shotgun sequence includes:
- the LOC133473923 gene encoding homeobox-containing protein 1-like isoform X3 encodes MLHVTSVEDCLLEQERMFQQCEEPRFTIEQINLLQRLRRTGIGQAELLHALETLDHLDHLDRPHRCTANHQPSFYAPPSSSTAATQTVFSDSHLSPSSFDVTLPVDIATVAQTNGKMSPRPRFPLVGGGVVGYGFETGDEDVDVDEKVEDLMRRDSGVIKEEIKCFLANRRISQAVVAQVTGISQSRISHWLLQQGSDLSEQKKRAFFRWYQLEKSSPGATLALRSAPLTLEDVVMDWHQTPPTFAPAPVGFRLRRGNRFTWRKECLGVMESYFSDNQYPDEARREEISMACNAVIKKPGRQLLDFEKVTSLKVYNWFANRRKDIKRRANIAILESHSIDVESPGGQSNGDEVDPNDFPEQVPTLPPNWMAVLGRGAASGPRGCSLTGRRPSWSPPSPAPRDEPSSEKAADDRADEAGLTLAGDIKTEVIEDD; translated from the exons ATGTTACATGTAACGTCTGTGGAAGATTGTCTACTGGAACAAGAAAG GATGTTCCAGCAGTGCGAGGAGCCTCGCTTCACCATTGAGCAGATCAACCTCCTCCAGAGGCTCAGGAGGACGGGCATCGGCCAGGCCGAACTCCTCCATGCCCTCGAGACCTTGGACCACCTGGATCATCTGGACCGTCCCCACAGATGCACCGCAAACCACCAACCGTCTTTCTATGCCCCACCTTCGTCTTCCACTGCCGCCACTCAGACTGTCTTCTCCGACAGCCACCTATCGCCGAGTAGCTTTGATGTAACCTTGCCCGTCGACATAGCAACGGTAGCTCAGACGAACGGGAAGATGTCGCCGCGGCCCAGGTTTCCTCTAGTGGGGGGCGGTGTGGTGGGCTACGGCTTTGAGACGGGCGACGAAGACGTGGATGTCGATGAGAAAGTGGAAGACTTGATGAG GAGAGACAGTGGTGTCATCAAAGAGGAGATCAAGTGCTTCCTGGCCAACAGGCGCATCTCCCAggctgtggttgcacaagtgacGG GAATTAGTCAGAGTCGGATCTCCCACTGGTTGCTGCAGCAAGGGTCTGACCTCAGCGAGCAGAAGAAACGAGCCTTCTTCAGATGGTATCAGCTGGAGAAGAGCAGCCCTG GTGCCACGCTGGCCTTGCGTAGTGCCCCGCTGACGCTGGAGGACGTGGTGATGGACTGGCACCAGACCCCACCCACATTCGCTCCCGCTCCAGTGGGCTTCCGCCTGCGCCGGGGGAACAGATTCACCTGGAGGAAGGAGTGTCTGGGCGTCATGGAGAG ctACTTCAGTGATAATCAATATCCTGACGAAGCGAGGAGGGAGGAGATCTCCATGGCCTGCAATGCCGTAATTAAAAAACCAG GAAGACAGCTTCTTGACTTTGAGAAGGTGACGTCTCTGAAGGTGTACAACTGGTTCGCCAACCGCCGCAAGGACATCAAGAGACGCGCCAACATTG CCATCTTGGAGAGCCACAGCATAGATGTCGAGAGTCCCGGAGGTCAGTCCAACGGCGATGAGGTGGACCCCAACGACTTCCCCGAGCAG GTTCCCACGCTGCCGCCCAACTGGATGGCCGTCCTGGGCCGAGGGGCCGCGTCGGGGCCGAGGGGCTGCTCCCTGACCGGCCGTCGGCCGTCCTGGTCGCCGCCTTCGCCCGCCCCCCGGGACGAGCCGAGTTCGGAGAAGGCGGCCGACGACCGAGCGGACGAGGCGGGCTTAACTTTGGCCGGCGACATCAAGACGGAGGTGATCGAAGACGATTGA
- the LOC133473923 gene encoding homeobox-containing protein 1-like isoform X1, with amino-acid sequence MLHVTSVEDCLLEQERMFQQCEEPRFTIEQINLLQRLRRTGIGQAELLHALETLDHLDHLDRPHRCTANHQPSFYAPPSSSTAATQTVFSDSHLSPSSFDVTLPVDIATVAQTNGKMSPRPRFPLVGGGVVGYGFETGDEDVDVDEKVEDLMRRDSGVIKEEIKCFLANRRISQAVVAQVTGISQSRISHWLLQQGSDLSEQKKRAFFRWYQLEKSSPGATLALRSAPLTLEDVVMDWHQTPPTFAPAPVGFRLRRGNRFTWRKECLGVMESYFSDNQYPDEARREEISMACNAVIKKPGRQLLDFEKVTSLKVYNWFANRRKDIKRRANIEAAILESHSIDVESPGGQSNGDEVDPNDFPEQVPTLPPNWMAVLGRGAASGPRGCSLTGRRPSWSPPSPAPRDEPSSEKAADDRADEAGLTLAGDIKTEVIEDD; translated from the exons ATGTTACATGTAACGTCTGTGGAAGATTGTCTACTGGAACAAGAAAG GATGTTCCAGCAGTGCGAGGAGCCTCGCTTCACCATTGAGCAGATCAACCTCCTCCAGAGGCTCAGGAGGACGGGCATCGGCCAGGCCGAACTCCTCCATGCCCTCGAGACCTTGGACCACCTGGATCATCTGGACCGTCCCCACAGATGCACCGCAAACCACCAACCGTCTTTCTATGCCCCACCTTCGTCTTCCACTGCCGCCACTCAGACTGTCTTCTCCGACAGCCACCTATCGCCGAGTAGCTTTGATGTAACCTTGCCCGTCGACATAGCAACGGTAGCTCAGACGAACGGGAAGATGTCGCCGCGGCCCAGGTTTCCTCTAGTGGGGGGCGGTGTGGTGGGCTACGGCTTTGAGACGGGCGACGAAGACGTGGATGTCGATGAGAAAGTGGAAGACTTGATGAG GAGAGACAGTGGTGTCATCAAAGAGGAGATCAAGTGCTTCCTGGCCAACAGGCGCATCTCCCAggctgtggttgcacaagtgacGG GAATTAGTCAGAGTCGGATCTCCCACTGGTTGCTGCAGCAAGGGTCTGACCTCAGCGAGCAGAAGAAACGAGCCTTCTTCAGATGGTATCAGCTGGAGAAGAGCAGCCCTG GTGCCACGCTGGCCTTGCGTAGTGCCCCGCTGACGCTGGAGGACGTGGTGATGGACTGGCACCAGACCCCACCCACATTCGCTCCCGCTCCAGTGGGCTTCCGCCTGCGCCGGGGGAACAGATTCACCTGGAGGAAGGAGTGTCTGGGCGTCATGGAGAG ctACTTCAGTGATAATCAATATCCTGACGAAGCGAGGAGGGAGGAGATCTCCATGGCCTGCAATGCCGTAATTAAAAAACCAG GAAGACAGCTTCTTGACTTTGAGAAGGTGACGTCTCTGAAGGTGTACAACTGGTTCGCCAACCGCCGCAAGGACATCAAGAGACGCGCCAACATTG AAGCAGCCATCTTGGAGAGCCACAGCATAGATGTCGAGAGTCCCGGAGGTCAGTCCAACGGCGATGAGGTGGACCCCAACGACTTCCCCGAGCAG GTTCCCACGCTGCCGCCCAACTGGATGGCCGTCCTGGGCCGAGGGGCCGCGTCGGGGCCGAGGGGCTGCTCCCTGACCGGCCGTCGGCCGTCCTGGTCGCCGCCTTCGCCCGCCCCCCGGGACGAGCCGAGTTCGGAGAAGGCGGCCGACGACCGAGCGGACGAGGCGGGCTTAACTTTGGCCGGCGACATCAAGACGGAGGTGATCGAAGACGATTGA
- the LOC133473923 gene encoding homeobox-containing protein 1-like isoform X2: MLHVTSVEDCLLEQERMFQQCEEPRFTIEQINLLQRLRRTGIGQAELLHALETLDHLDHLDRPHRCTANHQPSFYAPPSSSTAATQTVFSDSHLSPSSFDVTLPVDIATVAQTNGKMSPRPRFPLVGGGVVGYGFETGDEDVDVDEKVEDLMRRDSGVIKEEIKCFLANRRISQAVVAQVTGISQSRISHWLLQQGSDLSEQKKRAFFRWYQLEKSSPGATLALRSAPLTLEDVVMDWHQTPPTFAPAPVGFRLRRGNRFTWRKECLGVMESYFSDNQYPDEARREEISMACNAVIKKPGRQLLDFEKVTSLKVYNWFANRRKDIKRRANIAAILESHSIDVESPGGQSNGDEVDPNDFPEQVPTLPPNWMAVLGRGAASGPRGCSLTGRRPSWSPPSPAPRDEPSSEKAADDRADEAGLTLAGDIKTEVIEDD, encoded by the exons ATGTTACATGTAACGTCTGTGGAAGATTGTCTACTGGAACAAGAAAG GATGTTCCAGCAGTGCGAGGAGCCTCGCTTCACCATTGAGCAGATCAACCTCCTCCAGAGGCTCAGGAGGACGGGCATCGGCCAGGCCGAACTCCTCCATGCCCTCGAGACCTTGGACCACCTGGATCATCTGGACCGTCCCCACAGATGCACCGCAAACCACCAACCGTCTTTCTATGCCCCACCTTCGTCTTCCACTGCCGCCACTCAGACTGTCTTCTCCGACAGCCACCTATCGCCGAGTAGCTTTGATGTAACCTTGCCCGTCGACATAGCAACGGTAGCTCAGACGAACGGGAAGATGTCGCCGCGGCCCAGGTTTCCTCTAGTGGGGGGCGGTGTGGTGGGCTACGGCTTTGAGACGGGCGACGAAGACGTGGATGTCGATGAGAAAGTGGAAGACTTGATGAG GAGAGACAGTGGTGTCATCAAAGAGGAGATCAAGTGCTTCCTGGCCAACAGGCGCATCTCCCAggctgtggttgcacaagtgacGG GAATTAGTCAGAGTCGGATCTCCCACTGGTTGCTGCAGCAAGGGTCTGACCTCAGCGAGCAGAAGAAACGAGCCTTCTTCAGATGGTATCAGCTGGAGAAGAGCAGCCCTG GTGCCACGCTGGCCTTGCGTAGTGCCCCGCTGACGCTGGAGGACGTGGTGATGGACTGGCACCAGACCCCACCCACATTCGCTCCCGCTCCAGTGGGCTTCCGCCTGCGCCGGGGGAACAGATTCACCTGGAGGAAGGAGTGTCTGGGCGTCATGGAGAG ctACTTCAGTGATAATCAATATCCTGACGAAGCGAGGAGGGAGGAGATCTCCATGGCCTGCAATGCCGTAATTAAAAAACCAG GAAGACAGCTTCTTGACTTTGAGAAGGTGACGTCTCTGAAGGTGTACAACTGGTTCGCCAACCGCCGCAAGGACATCAAGAGACGCGCCAACATTG CAGCCATCTTGGAGAGCCACAGCATAGATGTCGAGAGTCCCGGAGGTCAGTCCAACGGCGATGAGGTGGACCCCAACGACTTCCCCGAGCAG GTTCCCACGCTGCCGCCCAACTGGATGGCCGTCCTGGGCCGAGGGGCCGCGTCGGGGCCGAGGGGCTGCTCCCTGACCGGCCGTCGGCCGTCCTGGTCGCCGCCTTCGCCCGCCCCCCGGGACGAGCCGAGTTCGGAGAAGGCGGCCGACGACCGAGCGGACGAGGCGGGCTTAACTTTGGCCGGCGACATCAAGACGGAGGTGATCGAAGACGATTGA